Within the Mixophyes fleayi isolate aMixFle1 chromosome 5, aMixFle1.hap1, whole genome shotgun sequence genome, the region GCAAACATATAGTGAAAGGTAATACCAGCAGGTCGAGAAGAGGAATTGTCTCATCCTCCTACTCCTTCAGCTGCTCTCCTGTGCAGGGTAGTTACTTTTTATCTTTGAAAATGAGAGAAAAAGACATTAACTTTTATTAGGCTAATTATTTTTAGTTATCTTGTTAATGCTTAACAAGCTAAATCAAATGTAAACAAGCTACTTTTTGTAattgaaaattaattttagacatttaaaaaaatatgaagacatgataataaataatgaaaggaATAACCACCATTACAATGATTTATTTCAATATGAAAAAATTGTAACAGTATGGAAAACTATTTTTTGTTGTAAATAATACACTTATAAGACCCCctatctctctctttccccccctctccctccacagTGGCGCGCAAAGGGGGGGTTTctaggtctccagaaacccctcagctaaagaagtgcccctgtactattCAGCAgcagcttctttgacagcgccgcaggcATGCGCAGCtacatttgctttttttctttttttcttttgggggGGTTGGGgaaccccccccttaaaaatcctgtgtgcgtCCCTGCTCCCATTATTTTTTGACAGTTTAAAATTAAATCTTGATAACAAAGATAATTGCCAGTCAGACTGACACTATTACACTGGGATATCACCATCGCCATCCAGTTTCCCTACCTCCTTAACTTCCTTGATGTCTATGCAGGCAACACACCCTGCTTGGTAGATAACAGGTCTCCATgaagagccagtgaagggatttgcaGCATGGTCAAGGCTGAGTAATTGTATCTATAGGTGTATGGGAGCTGCTAAGATAAGAGGTGTCCTTTCTCTTTACAGAATATTGAAAAGGAAAGAACAAAGCACTACACCTACTTTAGTAAATGTGATAATGCTAGAACATAAATGTCCAAATGAGGTTGAGATGTGATTTAAATGACAGTGCTCATGTGCAGGAAAGGTTGAGAGATAACGAGTGTTGCATTTGCAGATTAACCTTTATATGATCACATTAAAGTTACAATACAATAACAATGTTGACATTTCATATGTATAAGGAATGGCACACAGTAATTCAGCAATCATAAACTATCCATCATAACTTAACACAAATTGATCGTTTATCAGGAGGTACATAAAGGGAATGGAAGTTACAGCAATCTGGTTTCTAGTTTCCATTGTGTGGCAGGTGATCTGCATCACACTGATCAGTAACGTCCGGGAGGTAGTTAATTGGTGCTCAATAGGGTAATTGCTGTGCAGCTTGAAAAGTGTGACAGCATATGTGTTTGAGGCTATAGAAATAGGTTTTCCAAATTAGCGATTATTAGAGAAGATATTCCCCTAGGGCACTTGGCATGAATGGTGCCTAATTGGTTGTTTCCTAACCAAGCTAATAGTAGGGACAAATCTGTCAGTAACAAATAGTATTCAAATAATGTTCAGATTCTGGGTGttcattaaagtaattgtatcattCAGTAGTAAACTTGTTCAAGTAGAACAGTTATAGAAATAGTCTTGCTATTTGCAGAGTGGTGCCTTGGATAAGGTGTGGTAAAAGAGGTAGATCCATCTTGCCACTACATTTCGCATAGATCGAAGTGGAGACAAATGGGTGAGGCAAATGCCAGATAGGaataggttgcagtagtcaagacgggagatgatgagaaaagGGACAAAAGTTTGTCCAGCATCTTTGATAAGAAAAAGGTGTATGAATAATGGAAGGATGGTGTAAGGATAAGCTCTGTTatgaacatgttgacattcagaCAGTGTTAAGACATTCATATGTAAATGACAGAGAGAGACAAAAGTTGTTCCACAATTACTGTTGACATAGTTGTGGCCAAGTCTGCAGGTTTGATACTATGTGGGTTTCAGGCAAATTATTTGCTTgtataaaacaaatgaataaagAGAATTTGGGCTTGTCTTAAAAACATTTAATGGAGAAtataggtaaaaaataaaatgtattgagcAGTGAGTCTGACCCAGAACAAAACACAACTGTTATAATACCGtaattttgttttatggtgaaccTTTCCATTTTATTCGGACAGGAAACCCTTTGACAAGCAATAGTTTCTGAGAGGTGTATGATAAGCCACCAAATCAACGTCAccatcattttgtttttatagcaCCACCAAATATGTAGTGCTTTAGAGAGAATTTTTGTCATTCACctcagttcctgtcccattggagcttgcagtttaTATTCCctaatacagtggttcccaaacttttgtagTTCACGGCagccttagagtctccataattttttcaaggcacctctccaaATTAATTACAGAaaagtcccgttttataagtagttggggcaaaaaacgtaataagtatttaggtcaggactgaaatacttatttagttgtatgcaaaaataatacacataaatccaagggaaaagaatatttttatatatttttttcaattatatttctgtcaaagaataatttacacactgtgccattcttcatctccacacactctgtgccctccttcatccacacactctatggcAGACCTGGGCAAACTCCGGCCCACGGGCCACATACGGCCCGCCAGCCTTCCGAATCCGGCCCGCCGGGTCTGCCCAGgagatttaattaattttgctgcCAGCCACAGGTTCTGGAAGGGATACGGAGCTGGTCGGCGATGCGCGTCCCTTCCAGAGCATCAGATCATGCCGGGGCCGGATACAGCGTAGGGAGGAAGTGCGCACTGTCCATACACCTCTCCCGCCGCATTCACAGCAGCGCCGCGGAGGAGAGCACAGAAGAGTATGGAAGAAGACAGTAAAAAGGTAAGTATTACCGTTACAGACAACATCATGCCGGGTGCAGCAGGGCTGAGGGGCAACACGGCACGATGCGGATCACCACAGGACAGCGGGCATCATGCCGCGCTGCCCCTCAGCCCTGCTGTGCCCGGCATGATGTTGATTAAAGATGGACAGATGGACGGATAGAGCTCTGGTATAGTGGGGTAATATCTAGGTGGGGGTTCCAGTCACTGTGTTTATTGATGGTGGtactgtgggtcactgtttttattgatattggtactgtgggtcactgtttttattgatggctgtgctgtgggtcactgtttttattgatggaGGTGCTAGTAACTTGTTCTCTTCTGTTTTTTATCTCTTCCCAGTAAGTTCTCCTGCCACTGCCATACTGCCAGCTGTCTCGTCCTCTGCTCCTGACCTTCAGACACTCTGCTTAAATCTGCCTAAACGTGAGTGATACCACCTATCATAGGGGATACTAATTTGCTGCCCATTTTGCCGGCACTGCAGTTACTATTGTGCTTCTCTTTGTTTGTTTACATCGCCAGCTGCTCCTGCCCCCCAAAAATGTCGTCTcacataaaaaaaaggaaagttgATTCTGAATGCCGTGTTTTCAACAAGACATGGActgctaaatatttatttacggAAGTCAAAGGCTTAGTTTGTGGCACAGTTGTCGCTGTGTTGAAAGATTATAATCTGAATCGCCACTATGTGACCAAACATGAGGATAAATATAGGAACTTGTCTGACCAAGAGTGAGCAAAGGAGTCGGAGATTTTGCTATCCAAGCTGCAAACTCAACGAACACTTTTTACAAAACTTAGCACATCCAGAGATACAGCTACCAAAGCAAGTTATCTCATATCTCATAAAATAACTAAACGAAGTAAACCGTTTTCTGACGGAGAGTTTATTAAAGAGTGTTTGGTGGGCTCTGCTGAGCTAATATGTTCAGAGAAAAAGGATGCATTTGAGAACATCCCTCTGTCCCGGCGTACTGTGACGAGAAGGGTTGAGGACATTGCAGGAAATTTGGAGTTTCAGCTGAAGAACAGAGCggttacattttccttttttaccCTGGCTCTGGATGAGAGCTGCGATGTACGAGGCACTGCCCAGCTACTTATCTTCTTACGTGGGATCACTGCAGACTTCAAAATAACGGAGGAACTGGCAGCCATGCAGTCAATGAAAGGGACAACAACAGGGATTGATTTCCTAGCAGAAGTAAATGCCTGTCTAGACAAGTTGGGACTGAAATGGGACAAACTTGTAGGTGTGACAACAGATGGTTGTCCAAATCTGACGGGGAGAAATGTTGGACTTTTGAAGAGAATGCAGGATAAAGTTACCGAAATTAACCCTGAGCAGAAATTGACATTTTTGCATTGTATTATACATCAGGAAATGTTGTGTAGGTcagtattaaaaatgaaccatgttGTTGATGTTGTAACTAAAACCGTTAACTTCATCAGAGCAAGAGCACTGAATCACAGACAGTTTGTTGCACTATTGGAGGAAAATGAGTCTGAACATTGTGATATCAGCTACCACACAAATGTCAGGTGGCTGAGCCTGGGAAAAGTCCTGAAAGTTTTCTGGGACCTGAGAGAGGAGATCTGGCAGTTCTGTGAGAACAAGGGAAATGACATCCCTCAGCTTTCAGATGCAGACTGGCTGGCAGACCTTAGTTTTGCTGTAGACGTGACTTCTCAGATGAATGACCTGAATGTCAAACTGCAATGCAAGGGCCTTTTTGTGCATGAAATGTACAGTGCAGTGAAGGCTTTCATGAAAAAGTTGCAGCTTCTATCAAACCAAATGGGGGACAATATTCTCACTCACATGCCAACACTGAAGGAAGCCAAACCATCAGCTGATCACCTCCACAGGTACTCATCCATGTTAGAAGCACTGCATGCTGAGTTTTCATTGCGATTTCAAGACTTCAAAAGACTTGAGAGTGAAATGGACATGGTTTCTTCTCCCTTCAGCTGCAATGTGGATAATGCACCCAGTGATGTTCAGATGGAACTCATTGACTTGCAGTCTGACACACTTCTGGCAGCGCACTTTAGGTCTGTCCCATTGCTTGAGTTTTACTCATCACTCAAAGAGGAGAACTTTCCACACATGTGGAGACATGCTCTGAAAATTCTAGTCCTCTTTGGATCTACCTACATATGTGAACAGACATTCTCAGTGATGAAGTTCAACAAATCCAGACACAGATCCTGTATCACTGATGACCACCTCTCAGCTGTCCTTCGCATAGCCACCTCAGATATTCCGCCAGATTTCAGTGCACTTGTTCAGCCCAAGACAGACTAGATTTCTCCCACTGAACAGGTAAATGATTCTTATATATAATTTGCTGCATTTTATGATGGGCCCTTTATAATGGCCTTTTATAAATTTGGTTCGGCCCTCGAACACAGATCTGATTTTCCATGTGGCCCCCGAAAGAAATTaattgcccacccctgctctatgGCCCCTggatccacacactctgtggcccctgcatccactcgctctgccccctctgcatccactcactctgccccctctgcatcctccctctgctccctccttcattcttgtgcccctccattgctgtttcctatcaccattcccctctgatttttacttaccataattaaccttctttcttctatttcttttgtcttttcttctgtcttaacAATTCAGCGGTgcttgggacccagcatcttctCTCCTGCCgtttgtcactgaatgtcgagcgtgacgtcatcacgcccgacattcattgagcagcgaggagggaggaggatgctgggtcccgggcgccgccagattggtaagttttttgtttttatttctcttcctggccacggcaccctgtcaccctgtgacagcgccgcggcacccctgggagccatggtgcacactttgggaacctaggccctaatacaaactcacacagacacacaaacacaaacacaggtTGATTTTTTAGAAGCTAATTGACTTGAATTttcagtcagcagccaattaacctaccattatgcattttgagtgtgggaggaaaccagagcacccagaggaaaccaatgcaCACACGAGGGGAAATTCAAACGCCACagagataaggccctggtcaagtataaactcatgaccccagcgctgtgaggcagaaatgctaccACACTGCTCAAAACGCTTATTTGCTTGGTAGGACAGATATGAATTAACAGCTAACCCAAATCACGCAGACTTTTGGATCAATTTTCAAATTATAACCATTTGTGTAATTGTCTGTTTACGCAATAGGCatatataaaaatgataggtGTGACCAAGGTTGACAGTTTTGAGGTGGAAGGCACACTCCCATTATAatgggtttttttggttttttttttacatttttccagtTCACTTGAATTTCACTTATAAAAGGCAAAATGGATCATTATAGTGCCACTTATGCTTAGTTATTTCCTCAGATGCTAATACAAAGGAAATTTAAAGGATTGGAGACTCCTATCCAGCTTCAAATTAAAtagtggacagcatggtggcttagtggttaacacttctgcctcacagcactgggatcatgagttcaattctcgaccatggccttaactgtgtggcatttttatgatctccccgtgtttgtgtgggtttcctccaggtgctccggtttcctcccacactccaaaaacatacatgcaggttaattggctgctatcaaattgaccctagtctctctctatgtccgtctgtgtgtgttaggaaatttagactgtaagctccaatggggcagggactgatgtgaaagagttctctgtacagcactgcggaattagtggcgctatataaataaatggtgatgatgatgatgatgatagtgggacAGACCTTCTGTTATAGAGAACTGTAGAACTGCTATTCTGGCACAATGATGCTAATTTTGTATTGATATACTTGTACTGAGCATAGTAAGTTACATAATTTGTTAGACTTACCACAAGAAGTTATACTACATATAAACCAAGTATTTtgttaaaatagtttatttttcaatttgggTCGGTGGTGATTTATTCATAATCTGGACATTAACAGTAATATTCAATGAATAGTAATATTCAAATTAACTAATGTTTAATTGTGAATTATAATGCACAAAGTCAAAAAATGCTTAGGCTTACTCTGAGCCTTCCgattataataaaaaaaggttATCTGAAACATACAGCAGACATTAACAAATGCcattaaataaactttaaaattaagctgttttatatACAGTGGACAATTGAagaagaatatggtttctctttaacaaagtttacattttttaatgcataatTCATGCTCTTGATACTCTTATGATAATAGTAGGACAgcattattcattttaatttcaGTCAGCAAAATGTGTGTGCTTATTGTctacaaataatttattaatatcacTGTGTtcttttgattaatgatttaattatgtacaaaaaagaaacctgcaaacatttttaatacataacatttttaataatctAAATTGTGATATACAAAATGTAACGTGACTGTTAGTAAAGTCGtctgtattcattttaaacagtaatctgattttttttctataaaatgtcATCAGCAATGCCTTATTGTAACATTACTTGAGCCCTCTTGGTGCTGAAATTGATTTCACACCTGAGTTTGGTTTCTTATTCTGTTTTGCCTAAAATTTACTTTGCTGGGCAGTCATTTGTCCACCTAGGACTAAAAAATTACAGTTCAAGACTAATATCTAGGTAATTACTAgtggtgagtgaaaatgtctaaAACGTTCCACTAAACATTCACCGCCTTCCACATTTGGCAGACAAATTTgtccttaagtgttcccagtcatATTCTAACCTCACTACACAGCAGAAGGTATAGAATAGCAAtgatacattctgcaaaatgtgaatttaacAAATACAGGGCCTTATGTCATTCACTGGAATGGAGAAGCAAAAGAGGAAATTAGAGATTGTATCACTAGAACTTTGCATCTCTTTCAAAACTTGAAACTTACCATGAAACTTGTTTTGTGCAGAATTTTACTACAATTTTGCTTATCGCTAGTAATTACTACACCAATCATTACATTTTAATCAACTTTTCAGCTACTACTTCCTCTTTACAGTTATGTAATGCATATGTtaatataaacaaatgtaaaatcattgttacaaatatataaacataaaaataagagatttaatgttttaataatttaCTATTTCCAAAGTACTTAAAAAAAGTATTCATTGTGAGACAAGCTAAGTGATTCAGTGGACCATGGTCCATTAATGTAgccactaaggctgggtacacactggagcattttcgttcaataatcggcaaatcagccgacatacagcCGCTCAGTCGGAAGTCGGgtaagtgtgtatagtgacacgatggtcgaaagtcgttccaaagtgtcgattgtcggctcgtTTAGTTGGtcttattgtttaatattttccgaccaatcaccggccgatcatgtagtgtgtatgcactcatgctcaggatctccatagagtttacagagtcgtgttcttttcagacAATGCTagcagtgaataaatgtagaaagtgctgtagaaagaataattcatttgttcgttctgagacagaatgtttagtttcagagtctcagaagctaacaaaattgactaggacatgtggatagctataacaaggcgattTTAATCattgtgacaataatgaatgaatgaatattgtgctgtcattctctgaaggctagaggaccagatgaagagcacagatctgaaggtaaatcatgtcagtgtgtatgcatgaatcgtcagactgatcagacTTTCACTCGTAGATACAATCGTTTGATATAACACATCAGTCAGAAAATTAttcaatgtgtacctagcctaacataGCTTTCCTGATAGAGTGAGAATTAACATAATAATGGTTAGACAATGCTTACCGTGCTTTGGTACTCATTGTGCTGTATACACAAACCATACAGTAATATTAAACAAGGAGGTGGCATTTAACCCCATATTCATAGTCTTCTCCAGTCTCTAATAAGGAATGATTGCTGAGCAATCttcatttatttgatttttttttttaaatcattaataaatgGCTTTGTTAGTGTTCGCATGAAACTATcagtatattgtacagtataaatatattgcTGACAGTTATTGTCTCTATAGTCATCCATGTCAAGTACTGCAGCTCACTGCATTGTTATATTTTCATGTGTATACTTCACTATTGTTATTTGTCTATTATATAGACTATCAAAAGTAGTCATGAATGAAACTTTTAAACCAAAAGCTACCAAGGACTTTGTGGAAGTAACTTCACTCGACCATGTCTATTGCTTTCTTTATATGAAATGATTTCGAATTATACTTTGTGATGATTCCTTAACATAATgagtttgttttaatgttttgctATCCACTTATCCATCTTGACGAAATCTGTCATGCATGCCTGCTAAATGACAAtccaaaaaaaatttgcaaacattttaaaatcagtGTTGGAGGTTTCTTTTAATATAACTTTCTTTTAACAGTAGGCTTTCCCTGGTGTGGGGATTTGTGGTGCTGCAGCTCTGTGCATATACAATTTGTTGATTGCATTTTGTAATAAGGAGTTACACTGCACAATTTCAGTATTAACATACTCTGGAAAATATAGCTTGTCTTGGCCACCTTCTGAAAGGAGGTGTATTGTCCAATTGTACCTTATGCATTGCTACATCTGTATTATTAACAGCACAATTCCATTGTATAACAAGGGGTGTGTGCGCTTTGGTTAAGTGAAAAATACAATATGGATGCGTCAGATGCCTG harbors:
- the LOC142159515 gene encoding general transcription factor II-I repeat domain-containing protein 2A-like; the encoded protein is MEEDSKKLQTQRTLFTKLSTSRDTATKASYLISHKITKRSKPFSDGEFIKECLVGSAELICSEKKDAFENIPLSRRTVTRRVEDIAGNLEFQLKNRAVTFSFFTLALDESCDVRGTAQLLIFLRGITADFKITEELAAMQSMKGTTTGIDFLAEVNACLDKLGLKWDKLVGVTTDGCPNLTGRNVGLLKRMQDKVTEINPEQKLTFLHCIIHQEMLCRSVLKMNHVVDVVTKTVNFIRARALNHRQFVALLEENESEHCDISYHTNVRWLSLGKVLKVFWDLREEIWQFCENKGNDIPQLSDADWLADLSFAVDVTSQMNDLNVKLQCKGLFVHEMYSAVKAFMKKLQLLSNQMGDNILTHMPTLKEAKPSADHLHRYSSMLEALHAEFSLRFQDFKRLESEMDMVSSPFSCNVDNAPSDVQMELIDLQSDTLLAAHFRSVPLLEFYSSLKEENFPHMWRHALKILVLFGSTYICEQTFSVMKFNKSRHRSCITDDHLSAVLRIATSDIPPDFSALVQPKTD